The following coding sequences lie in one Hymenobacter sp. J193 genomic window:
- a CDS encoding efflux RND transporter periplasmic adaptor subunit, whose product MKTKHKFLAATAAFGLVLTVLLPPPSLVQAHSGEDHGGEAKASTGVALTDEVLLPKESQFLFEVRTNLAAYSTTYSRATLYGTVSAAAGGEGRVVVPQTGRIVSLAAQVGKTVRAGQTLAVIEQTLDATQQIGLSTERANAQAELRAAQQDYSRLQTIADIAARKDVVAAELRLRQARQNAAIYNGQASQRRVSITSPVSGTVDVFNLAVGQQVNQGDELFRVINPGKLRVEAQVFAQDLAKVTPGALFRVEGLQGQAGVPARLVVFSNVVNPVNQARQLVLELDATEGSAYRAGQAVNVQVVGQTGGGKPQLVVPTSAITDLNGKPVVFVHTEPEHFKIRYVQPGAMNGQQTVLVQGQVNENDRVVTAGTYQLKSIYLNQ is encoded by the coding sequence ATGAAAACCAAGCATAAATTCCTAGCCGCCACGGCCGCCTTCGGACTGGTACTAACTGTGCTGCTGCCCCCACCCAGCCTAGTGCAGGCGCACAGCGGCGAAGACCACGGCGGCGAAGCCAAAGCCAGCACCGGCGTGGCCCTCACCGACGAGGTGCTGCTGCCCAAGGAAAGCCAGTTTCTGTTCGAGGTCCGCACCAATCTGGCTGCTTATTCCACCACCTACAGCCGGGCCACCCTCTACGGCACGGTATCGGCCGCGGCCGGGGGCGAGGGGCGCGTGGTAGTGCCCCAGACCGGGCGCATCGTGAGCCTCGCTGCGCAGGTGGGCAAAACCGTGCGGGCCGGCCAGACGCTGGCCGTGATTGAGCAAACCCTCGACGCCACCCAGCAAATTGGCCTCAGCACCGAGCGCGCCAACGCTCAGGCTGAGCTGCGCGCCGCACAGCAAGACTACTCCCGCCTGCAAACCATCGCCGACATTGCCGCCCGCAAAGACGTGGTGGCCGCTGAGCTGCGCCTGCGCCAGGCCCGCCAAAACGCGGCCATCTACAACGGGCAGGCCAGCCAGCGGCGCGTGAGCATCACCTCGCCGGTGAGCGGCACCGTGGACGTGTTTAACCTAGCCGTGGGCCAGCAGGTGAACCAGGGCGACGAGCTGTTTCGGGTCATCAACCCCGGCAAGCTGCGCGTGGAAGCCCAGGTGTTTGCTCAGGATTTAGCGAAGGTGACGCCCGGGGCTTTGTTTCGGGTAGAAGGCTTGCAGGGCCAAGCGGGCGTGCCGGCCCGGCTGGTGGTGTTCAGCAACGTGGTGAACCCCGTGAACCAGGCCCGGCAGCTGGTGCTGGAACTCGATGCCACCGAAGGCAGCGCCTACCGCGCCGGCCAGGCCGTGAACGTGCAGGTGGTGGGCCAGACCGGCGGCGGCAAACCCCAACTGGTAGTGCCGACCTCGGCCATTACGGACTTGAATGGCAAGCCCGTGGTCTTCGTGCACACCGAACCCGAACACTTCAAGATTCGCTATGTGCAGCCGGGGGCCATGAATGGCCAGCAGACCGTGCTCGTGCAGGGTCAGGTCAACGAAAATGACCGGGTGGTGACGGCTGGCACCTACCAGCTTAAATCCATTTATCTCAACCAATAG
- a CDS encoding cation-translocating P-type ATPase, which yields MEPTTKTETLDIEGMTCASCASFVEKSLTRTPGVQRAVVNFATEKATVDYLPTQASPATLKEAVVQAGYGVTERAPDTSAADRQAEIDQQKALAYVKLKRRFWVATGLAVVIMPLSMLMLWPAMMARVNMQWLNYGLLALTLPVLLYSGREFYTSAWNGFKHRAANMDTLIAVGTGAAFLYSLAATVVPGWFMRRGIMPEVYYDTTATIIALILLGKLLELRAKTQTSAAIKALMGLQAKTARVVRSDGQEVDVPIEQVKLEDVVVVRPGEKVATDGLILEGSSAVDEAMLTGESLPVEKKAGDPVFGATLNKTGSFRFRVTKVGADTMLSQIVKLVEDAQGSRAPIQRLADKVSAIFVPTVVVIAILTFVLWFDLAPVEARLPLALVNFVAVLIIACPCALGLATPTAIMVSTGKGAEHGVLIRNAEALEKAHQVNTVLLDKTGTITRGEPAVTDFVPATGQDAGLLLQAVAAVERQSEHPLAEAVVRYADSRQTVMVSASDFQAVEGKGAQAVVNSQPVLIGNFRLLEEAGISLPPAVRQQADELLAQAKTVLYVAVAGQAAGVIGVADTVRETSAAAIKRLQSMGIEVVMMTGDNPQTAAQVAGQVGITRYFAEVLPSGKAGKVKELQAEGRTVAMVGDGINDAPALAQADIGLAMGGGTDVAMEAAGITLMRSDLQGVVTAIELSRQTIRTIKQNLFFAFIYNTLGIPIAAGLLYPFFGILLSPMLAAGAMALSSVSVLTNSLRLRSFSPVKN from the coding sequence ATGGAACCAACCACCAAAACCGAAACCCTCGATATTGAAGGCATGACCTGCGCCTCGTGCGCGTCCTTCGTCGAGAAGTCCCTGACCCGCACGCCGGGCGTGCAGCGGGCCGTGGTCAACTTCGCCACTGAAAAGGCCACGGTTGACTACCTGCCCACCCAGGCCAGCCCGGCCACGCTGAAAGAGGCCGTTGTGCAGGCCGGCTACGGCGTAACCGAGCGCGCCCCCGACACCAGCGCTGCCGACCGGCAAGCGGAAATCGACCAGCAGAAAGCCCTGGCCTACGTCAAGCTTAAGCGTCGCTTCTGGGTGGCCACGGGGCTGGCCGTCGTCATTATGCCCCTGAGCATGCTCATGCTCTGGCCGGCGATGATGGCCCGCGTAAATATGCAGTGGCTGAACTATGGCCTGCTCGCGCTGACCTTGCCGGTGCTGCTCTACAGTGGGCGCGAGTTCTACACTTCGGCCTGGAACGGCTTCAAGCATCGGGCCGCCAACATGGATACGCTGATTGCCGTGGGCACCGGGGCTGCCTTCCTCTATAGCCTCGCGGCCACGGTGGTGCCGGGCTGGTTTATGCGCCGGGGCATTATGCCCGAGGTGTACTACGACACGACAGCCACCATCATTGCCCTGATTCTGCTGGGCAAACTACTGGAACTGCGGGCCAAAACGCAGACGTCGGCCGCCATCAAGGCCCTGATGGGGCTGCAAGCCAAAACGGCCCGGGTGGTGCGGTCGGACGGTCAGGAAGTGGACGTGCCCATCGAGCAGGTGAAGCTGGAGGATGTGGTAGTCGTGCGGCCAGGTGAAAAGGTGGCCACCGACGGCCTCATCCTGGAGGGCAGCTCCGCCGTGGACGAGGCCATGCTCACCGGCGAAAGCCTGCCGGTGGAGAAGAAAGCCGGCGACCCGGTATTTGGGGCCACGCTCAACAAAACGGGCTCCTTCCGCTTCCGCGTGACCAAAGTAGGGGCTGATACCATGCTCTCACAGATTGTAAAGCTGGTGGAGGATGCCCAGGGCAGCCGTGCTCCCATCCAGCGGCTGGCCGATAAGGTCAGCGCCATCTTCGTGCCCACCGTGGTGGTCATTGCCATCCTAACGTTCGTGCTCTGGTTCGACCTGGCTCCGGTGGAAGCGCGGCTACCGCTGGCGCTGGTCAACTTCGTGGCTGTGCTCATCATTGCCTGCCCTTGTGCTCTGGGGCTGGCTACACCTACGGCCATCATGGTGAGCACCGGCAAAGGCGCCGAGCACGGCGTGCTCATCCGCAACGCCGAGGCGTTGGAGAAAGCCCACCAGGTGAATACTGTGCTGCTCGATAAAACCGGTACCATCACCCGCGGCGAGCCCGCCGTGACAGACTTCGTGCCGGCGACCGGGCAGGATGCAGGTTTGCTACTACAAGCGGTAGCCGCTGTGGAGCGGCAGAGTGAGCATCCATTGGCCGAAGCCGTGGTGCGCTACGCCGACTCCCGGCAAACGGTGATGGTTTCGGCCAGCGACTTCCAGGCCGTGGAAGGAAAAGGTGCGCAGGCCGTGGTAAACAGCCAGCCCGTGCTCATTGGCAACTTCCGTCTACTTGAAGAAGCCGGCATCTCTCTGCCCCCGGCCGTGCGCCAGCAGGCCGACGAACTGTTGGCCCAGGCCAAAACGGTGCTCTACGTGGCCGTAGCCGGCCAGGCGGCGGGCGTAATTGGGGTGGCCGACACCGTGCGCGAAACCTCGGCTGCCGCCATCAAGCGGCTGCAGAGTATGGGCATTGAGGTGGTGATGATGACCGGCGACAACCCCCAGACCGCCGCCCAGGTGGCCGGTCAGGTCGGCATCACGCGCTACTTCGCCGAGGTATTGCCGAGCGGCAAGGCCGGCAAGGTGAAGGAGTTGCAGGCCGAAGGCCGCACGGTAGCGATGGTCGGCGACGGCATCAACGACGCGCCAGCCCTGGCCCAGGCCGATATCGGCTTGGCGATGGGTGGCGGCACCGACGTGGCGATGGAAGCCGCCGGCATCACGCTCATGCGCTCGGATTTGCAGGGCGTGGTGACAGCCATTGAACTCTCGCGTCAGACGATTCGCACCATCAAGCAGAATCTGTTTTTCGCCTTTATCTATAACACCCTGGGTATTCCCATTGCGGCCGGGCTGCTGTACCCCTTCTTTGGAATCCTGCTTTCGCCCATGCTGGCGGCAGGAGCGATGGCCCTCAGCTCAGTATCCGTGCTCACCAACTCGCTGCGGCTGCGCAGCTTCTCCCCGGTTAAAAACTAA
- a CDS encoding DUF6122 family protein, producing MAPHSPRDYASPKLSSAQTLVHYGLHFVFPVVLALVFFPLMWQTAYLVMLATMAIDLDHLLAKPIFDPLRCSVGYHPLHSFYAIPAYVLLLLLPATQIVAVGLLFHLFTDTVDCLWNFSHCQECYVNSRIYALRNWVRKLWGPEVVE from the coding sequence GTGGCTCCGCACAGCCCCCGCGACTACGCCTCCCCCAAGCTATCCAGCGCCCAAACGCTGGTGCATTACGGCCTGCACTTCGTTTTTCCGGTCGTGTTGGCGCTGGTGTTTTTTCCTCTGATGTGGCAAACCGCCTACCTAGTTATGCTGGCCACGATGGCCATTGACCTGGACCACCTGCTGGCCAAACCCATTTTCGACCCGCTGCGCTGCAGTGTTGGGTATCACCCGCTGCACTCCTTCTACGCCATACCGGCATACGTGCTGTTGCTCCTGCTGCCGGCGACGCAGATTGTAGCCGTAGGTCTGCTGTTCCACCTATTCACGGATACGGTGGATTGCTTGTGGAACTTCAGCCACTGCCAGGAGTGCTACGTCAACTCCCGTATTTATGCCTTGCGCAACTGGGTGCGGAAGCTATGGGGCCCTGAGGTGGTCGAGTAA
- a CDS encoding DUF305 domain-containing protein — translation MHRLRLHLLLLVLLGLFAASCSKGHDMDDMKHDSAYMKIMMDMMTQMDAQAKTQDPDHDYATQMVLHHDAAIKMSEEELRTGSNQEMKTIAQDIITKQRAEIGQFNAFTSGHQPMQPLVPQFNTVQKTNMDKMMTASDARTMTARPDYDFAQLMVDHHQAAIDNSEALLQYGRNTTTRALAQAIIADQRQEIASLQSWLTRNR, via the coding sequence ATGCACCGTCTCCGTTTACACTTGCTACTGCTGGTTCTGTTAGGGCTTTTCGCAGCTTCCTGCTCCAAAGGCCACGACATGGACGACATGAAGCACGATAGCGCCTACATGAAAATCATGATGGATATGATGACGCAGATGGACGCGCAGGCCAAAACCCAGGACCCCGACCACGACTACGCCACCCAGATGGTGCTGCACCACGACGCGGCCATCAAGATGAGCGAGGAAGAGTTGCGCACCGGCAGCAACCAGGAAATGAAGACCATTGCCCAGGACATCATCACCAAGCAGCGGGCCGAAATCGGGCAGTTCAACGCCTTCACGAGCGGCCACCAGCCCATGCAGCCCCTGGTGCCGCAGTTCAACACCGTGCAGAAAACCAACATGGACAAGATGATGACCGCCAGCGACGCCCGCACGATGACGGCCCGGCCGGATTATGACTTTGCCCAACTTATGGTGGACCACCACCAGGCGGCCATCGACAACTCGGAGGCCCTGCTGCAATACGGCCGCAACACCACCACCCGCGCCCTGGCCCAGGCCATCATCGCCGACCAGCGCCAGGAAATAGCCTCCTTGCAGAGCTGGCTGACGCGTAACCGCTAG
- a CDS encoding heavy metal-binding domain-containing protein: MHRLPLSLLAVASLLTAASCSSDSASSSATDTITTPTNGPAEGTADHAGGHTYACPMHPEVTSTQDGEKCPKCGMKLEHNDAVSNGKTYEMKLVPTPTQVTAGQPTTLAFTPRETGNESAPVPLAVVHEKKIHLIIVSKDLGQFYHEHPEYTAAGDYKVQYTFPKGGDYVLFQDYTPTGSGHQLGRQPLTVKGTAYAPVKFKNDDMQWEKDGYQATLSFDKDLKVGQLLGMKINISKGGQPVTDLDNYLGALGHVVVISEDTQNYLHVHPNDQADKGPNIGFNTNFEKPGLYRVFLQFNHAGKIHTGDFTINVKA; the protein is encoded by the coding sequence ATGCACCGCTTACCCCTTTCCCTGCTGGCCGTTGCCAGCCTGCTCACCGCTGCCAGCTGCTCCTCCGACTCGGCCTCCAGCAGCGCCACCGACACCATTACGACGCCCACCAACGGCCCGGCTGAAGGCACCGCCGACCACGCCGGCGGCCACACCTATGCCTGCCCCATGCACCCCGAGGTGACCAGCACCCAGGACGGCGAGAAGTGCCCCAAATGCGGCATGAAGCTGGAGCACAACGACGCCGTTTCCAATGGCAAGACCTACGAAATGAAGCTCGTGCCCACGCCCACGCAGGTGACGGCCGGACAGCCCACCACGCTGGCTTTCACGCCTCGTGAAACCGGCAACGAATCGGCTCCCGTGCCCTTGGCCGTGGTGCATGAGAAGAAGATTCACCTCATCATTGTGAGCAAGGACCTGGGCCAGTTCTACCACGAACACCCCGAGTACACCGCCGCCGGCGACTACAAAGTGCAGTACACCTTCCCGAAGGGCGGCGACTACGTGCTGTTTCAGGACTATACACCCACCGGCTCGGGCCACCAGCTGGGCCGCCAGCCCCTCACGGTGAAAGGCACCGCCTACGCGCCGGTCAAGTTCAAAAACGACGATATGCAGTGGGAAAAGGATGGATACCAGGCCACGCTTTCCTTCGACAAAGACCTGAAAGTGGGCCAGCTGCTGGGCATGAAAATCAACATCAGCAAAGGGGGGCAGCCAGTAACCGACCTGGACAATTACCTCGGGGCGCTGGGCCACGTGGTGGTCATCAGCGAGGACACGCAGAACTACCTGCACGTGCATCCCAACGACCAGGCCGACAAAGGCCCCAACATCGGCTTCAACACCAACTTCGAGAAGCCCGGCCTCTACCGCGTGTTTCTGCAGTTCAACCACGCGGGCAAAATCCACACTGGCGACTTCACCATCAACGTGAAGGCCTAG
- a CDS encoding heavy metal-binding domain-containing protein codes for MKIHHVLAAALLLAAPLSAAAQHSHKPGTAAHGHKAAGETHAHKSPHGGIVRTAGKYHVELVQQAGQVHVYLLDDNEKALPVDRATGTAMLLSTTGKTSSVKLTPTGDHLVAAVPVGTTLRTAIVSLKANGSSLNARFEKLDAAAKAGKAVSNAYACPMNCEGSASPEPGSCPKCGMALVKKS; via the coding sequence ATGAAGATTCACCACGTTCTCGCTGCCGCCCTGTTGCTGGCCGCGCCGCTATCCGCTGCGGCCCAGCATAGCCACAAGCCCGGTACTGCCGCCCACGGCCATAAGGCCGCCGGTGAAACCCACGCCCATAAATCTCCCCACGGCGGCATCGTACGCACGGCGGGCAAGTACCATGTAGAGTTGGTGCAGCAGGCCGGCCAGGTCCACGTGTACCTGCTCGATGACAACGAAAAGGCGTTGCCCGTGGACCGCGCTACCGGCACCGCTATGCTGCTCAGTACGACGGGCAAAACCAGCAGCGTGAAGCTGACTCCTACCGGTGACCACCTGGTGGCCGCCGTGCCCGTCGGCACCACCCTGCGCACGGCCATCGTGAGCCTCAAGGCCAACGGCAGCTCGCTCAACGCCCGGTTTGAGAAGCTTGACGCGGCTGCAAAAGCCGGTAAGGCCGTTTCCAATGCGTATGCCTGCCCGATGAACTGCGAAGGCAGTGCCAGCCCAGAACCCGGCAGCTGCCCCAAGTGCGGCATGGCCCTCGTGAAAAAGTCGTAG
- a CDS encoding cupredoxin domain-containing protein: MDTPEIIVTLAGLALCGFVIWYFFFSARQTASAVSTISGVQEVDITVKGGYSPDVIEVERGKPVQLSFYRDEENSCSEELLMPDFSIRRDLPAFKTTLVELLPQQAGTFTFTCGMGMLRGSLVVK; the protein is encoded by the coding sequence ATGGATACTCCCGAAATCATCGTGACTCTGGCAGGCCTGGCCTTATGCGGCTTTGTTATCTGGTACTTCTTCTTTTCCGCCCGCCAGACGGCTAGCGCGGTTTCTACTATCAGCGGGGTGCAGGAGGTAGACATCACCGTGAAGGGCGGCTACTCGCCCGACGTGATTGAGGTGGAGCGCGGCAAGCCCGTGCAGTTGAGCTTTTACCGCGACGAGGAGAACAGCTGTTCCGAGGAACTGCTCATGCCCGATTTCAGCATTCGCCGCGACCTGCCGGCCTTCAAAACGACGCTGGTGGAACTGCTGCCCCAGCAGGCGGGTACCTTCACATTTACCTGTGGCATGGGTATGCTGCGGGGCAGCCTTGTAGTGAAATAA
- a CDS encoding AraC family transcriptional regulator gives MNPELRAGFTLPAPGTHRLLIKNMVCPQCIRVVKEDLTALGLQVHRVVLGEADVSAPAGAMPDLEAVRRSLLDAGFALLEDPRAQLVEHIKTLLVTLIHYPVPGPRLLNYSDYLVEHLGRDYHYLSHLFSSEEGLTIEKFIIRQKVERAKELIGYGELSMAQVAEQLGYSSPAHLSRQFRQVTGLTPTEFQRLGPASHARRSLDALL, from the coding sequence ATGAACCCTGAACTCCGCGCCGGCTTTACGCTGCCCGCTCCCGGTACGCACCGGCTGCTGATTAAGAACATGGTGTGCCCCCAGTGCATCCGGGTGGTGAAAGAAGACCTGACGGCCCTGGGCCTGCAGGTGCACCGCGTGGTGCTGGGTGAGGCCGATGTATCGGCTCCGGCTGGCGCGATGCCAGACTTGGAGGCCGTGCGCCGCAGCCTGCTCGATGCGGGCTTCGCCCTGCTCGAAGACCCCCGGGCGCAGTTGGTGGAACATATAAAGACGCTGCTGGTGACGCTCATTCACTACCCGGTACCGGGCCCGCGCCTGCTGAACTACTCGGATTATCTGGTGGAGCACCTGGGGCGCGACTACCACTATCTGTCGCACCTGTTTTCTTCCGAGGAAGGGCTGACCATCGAGAAGTTCATTATCCGTCAGAAGGTGGAGCGGGCTAAGGAACTCATTGGCTACGGCGAACTGAGCATGGCCCAGGTGGCCGAGCAACTGGGCTACAGCTCCCCGGCCCACCTCTCGCGGCAGTTCCGGCAGGTGACGGGCCTCACCCCTACCGAGTTTCAGCGGCTGGGGCCCGCCAGCCACGCCCGGCGCAGCCTCGACGCGCTGCTGTAG
- a CDS encoding DUF305 domain-containing protein, with protein MKKSAFFLATLCSGSLLVASCNSDKAADSTATTTETTTDAAASGDMAGMDHSAMGHEGAAAAGSSPQLVAMNEMMTKMHAAQPKGNTDHDFAHHMLEHHKGAVVMADIQLRDGKDATMRRMAEQIKADQLKEITALETAATRLDNAPTNYQPNDPADPFTSKMKASMDGMMQNMPKAVADPDMNFNMLMTVHHQSAVDMAKAELAHGKDTKLKEMAQQMIDAQEKEIAGFKAWHQQNADKM; from the coding sequence ATGAAAAAGTCTGCTTTTTTCCTTGCCACCCTCTGCTCGGGCTCCTTGCTGGTGGCCAGCTGCAATAGCGATAAGGCTGCCGATTCGACGGCTACGACCACAGAAACCACTACCGATGCCGCGGCTTCCGGCGATATGGCCGGCATGGACCACTCTGCGATGGGGCACGAGGGCGCGGCTGCGGCCGGCAGCTCGCCGCAGTTGGTAGCCATGAACGAGATGATGACCAAGATGCACGCCGCGCAACCTAAGGGCAACACCGACCACGACTTTGCCCACCACATGTTGGAGCATCACAAGGGCGCGGTAGTAATGGCTGACATCCAGCTGCGCGACGGCAAAGACGCCACCATGCGCCGCATGGCCGAGCAAATCAAAGCCGACCAGCTCAAGGAAATCACCGCGCTGGAAACCGCCGCCACCCGCCTGGATAATGCCCCGACCAACTACCAGCCCAATGACCCGGCAGACCCTTTCACCAGCAAGATGAAGGCTTCGATGGACGGGATGATGCAGAACATGCCCAAGGCAGTAGCCGACCCCGACATGAACTTCAACATGCTGATGACGGTGCACCACCAGAGTGCCGTGGACATGGCCAAAGCCGAACTGGCCCACGGCAAGGACACCAAGCTCAAAGAGATGGCCCAGCAGATGATTGATGCCCAAGAAAAGGAAATCGCCGGCTTCAAGGCCTGGCACCAGCAGAACGCCGACAAGATGTAA
- a CDS encoding TolC family protein, with amino-acid sequence MKFLNVKSGYCWLLTLLLLALCSGAARAQTTISLDSAEAQTLRRHPRLRQSTQEIEEQRALKRGSFAPANPDFLFSAPTGEMWAPGVVQTIDLPNVYRRQRQVAEAGITLAERNRDVSRASVLRDTRLAYLSLQFAEAQVRQLTYQDSLFRVLRLATERLFTAGEVTSLQRISTDAEARQVTVLLQQATADQQAAQRRLGLLLGRPAEALATSTDLSRTGAELAQTGTTLLSGLPVEDSAALVRSPTLAAATQNVALSQSGISLVRARRTPALTVGYQNQAFENSALRYRFQFGVSVPVWFWTYRSQLQAATARSQAASYQLQAQRLELSTQYEQALADTRKFSTSLAYYEQTGLPQSRAIISQSQRLFRAGEVSYLQLILSLNQAFAIQNTYLTTIRDYRQALVELNYLRGE; translated from the coding sequence ATGAAGTTCTTGAACGTAAAAAGCGGGTATTGTTGGCTGCTGACGCTGTTGCTGCTGGCGCTTTGCTCCGGCGCGGCGCGGGCGCAAACCACCATCAGCCTGGACAGCGCCGAGGCCCAGACCCTGCGCCGGCACCCCCGGCTGCGGCAGTCAACCCAGGAGATTGAGGAGCAGCGCGCCCTCAAGCGGGGCTCCTTTGCGCCGGCCAACCCGGATTTTCTCTTTTCGGCACCCACGGGCGAGATGTGGGCCCCGGGCGTGGTGCAAACCATTGACCTGCCCAACGTATACCGACGGCAGCGGCAGGTGGCCGAGGCCGGTATCACGCTGGCCGAGCGCAACCGCGACGTGAGCCGGGCCAGCGTGCTGCGCGACACCCGCCTGGCCTACCTGAGCCTGCAGTTTGCTGAGGCTCAGGTGCGCCAGCTCACGTATCAGGACAGCCTGTTTCGGGTGCTGCGCCTGGCCACCGAGCGGCTGTTCACGGCCGGCGAAGTCACCTCGCTGCAGCGCATCAGCACCGACGCCGAAGCCCGGCAGGTGACCGTGCTGCTGCAACAAGCCACCGCCGACCAACAGGCCGCCCAGCGCCGGCTGGGGCTGCTGCTGGGCCGGCCCGCCGAGGCCCTGGCTACCAGCACCGACTTGAGCCGCACCGGCGCGGAGCTAGCCCAAACGGGTACTACCCTACTCAGCGGGCTGCCAGTTGAAGACAGTGCCGCCCTCGTGCGCAGCCCCACGCTGGCGGCCGCCACCCAGAACGTCGCCCTGAGCCAGTCGGGCATCAGCCTGGTGCGGGCGCGGCGCACGCCGGCTCTCACGGTGGGCTACCAAAATCAAGCATTTGAGAACTCGGCGCTCCGATACCGCTTTCAGTTTGGCGTGTCGGTGCCCGTGTGGTTCTGGACTTACCGCTCGCAGCTGCAGGCGGCCACGGCCCGCTCTCAGGCCGCCAGCTACCAGCTGCAGGCCCAGCGCCTGGAACTCAGCACCCAGTACGAGCAGGCCTTGGCGGATACGCGCAAGTTTTCGACATCGCTGGCTTACTACGAGCAAACCGGCCTGCCCCAGTCGCGGGCCATCATCAGCCAGTCGCAGCGCCTGTTCCGGGCCGGCGAAGTGAGCTACCTGCAGCTTATTCTGAGCCTGAATCAGGCCTTTGCCATTCAGAATACTTACCTGACCACCATCCGCGACTACCGCCAGGCTTTGGTCGAGCTTAACTACCTGCGGGGCGAATAA